Proteins encoded by one window of Canis lupus dingo isolate Sandy chromosome 10, ASM325472v2, whole genome shotgun sequence:
- the RXYLT1 gene encoding ribitol-5-phosphate xylosyltransferase 1 isoform X2, translating into MNHTSFCSLIFITGPAVVPGYFPIDVNNVVLVLNGREKAKIFYATQWLLYVQNLVQTQKLHHLAVVLLGNEHCNNEWINQFLKRNGGFVEVLFMIYDSPWINDVDIFQWPLGVATYRNFPVVEASWSMLHNERPYLCNFLGTVYENSSRQALMNILKQDGNDKLCWVSVREQWQPQETNESLKNYQDALLQSDLTLCPVGVNTECYRIYEACSYGSVPVVEDIMTAGNCGNTSVYRNAPLQLLKSMDAPFIFIKNWNELPAVLEKEKTLILQEKIQRRKMLLHWYQHFKTELKMRFTNILESSFLMNNKG; encoded by the exons cttCATCACTGGCCCAGCTGTAGTCCCAGGGTACTTTCCCATCGATGTGAATAATGTGGTACTCGTTCTAAACGGAAGAGAAAAAGCTAAGATCTTTTATGCCACCCAGTGGTTACTTTATGTACAAAATTTAGTGCAAACCCAAAAACTCCATCATCTTGCTGTTGTGTTGCTTGGAAACGAACATTGtaataatgaatggataaaccagtTCCTCAAAAGAAATGGAGGCTTTGTGGAGGTGCTTTTCATGATATATGATAGCCCATGGATTAATGACGTAGATATCTTTCAGTGGCCTTTAGGAGTGGCAAC ATACAGGAATTTTCCTGTGGTGGAGGCGAGTTGGTCAATGCTGCATAATGAAAGGCCCTACTTATGTAATTTCTTAGGAACGGTTTATGAAAATTCATCCAGACAAGCACTAATGAACATTTTGAAACAAGATGGGAACGATAAGCTCTGTTGGGTTTCAGTAAGAGAACA gTGGCAGCCTCAGGAAACAAATGAAAGCCTTAAGAATTATCAAGATGCTTTGCTCCAGAGTGATCTCACATTGTGCCCGGTAGGAGTAAACACAGAATGTTATAGAATATATGAGGCTTGCTCCTATGGCTCTGTTCCTGTTGTAGAAGATATAATGACAGCTGGCAACTGTGGAAATACGTCTGTTTACCGTAATGCTCCTCTGCAGTTACTCAAGTCCATGGACGCTCCCTTTATCTTTATTAAGAACTGGAATGAACTTCCTGctgttttagaaaaagagaaaactctaattttacaagaaaagattcaaagaagaaaaatgttacttCACTGGTATCAACATTTCAAAACAGAGCTAAAAATGcgatttactaatattttagaaagttcatttttaatgaataataaagGGTAA